One region of Trichosurus vulpecula isolate mTriVul1 chromosome 1, mTriVul1.pri, whole genome shotgun sequence genomic DNA includes:
- the LOC118834415 gene encoding pre-mRNA-splicing factor 38A-like: MANQTVKDAHSIHGTNPQYLVEKIIRTRIYESKYWKEECFGLTAELVVDKAMELRFVGGVYGGNIKPTPFLCLTLKMLQIQPEKDIIVEFIKNEDFKYVRMLGALYMRLTGTAIDCYKYLEPLYNDYRKIKSQNRNGEFEWMHVDEFIDELLHSERVCDIILPRLQKRYVLEEAEQLEPRVSALEEDMDNVESSEEEEEDDDYKLERAPSPDHRRRSYRDLDKPRRSPTLRYRRSRSRSPRRRSRSPKRRSPSPRPERQGSKSPRSHRSGSRERKHRCRSKSPGHHRNHRHRSTSKSPERSKKSHKKSRRGNE; this comes from the coding sequence ATGGCAAATCAGACGGTGAAAGATGCTCACAGCATCCACGGCACCAACCCACAGTACCTGGTGGAGAAGATCATCCGGACGCGCATCTACGAGTCCAAGTACTGGAAGGAGGAGTGCTTTGGGCTCACAGCGGAGCTTGTAGTCGATAAAGCCATGGAACTAAGGTTTGTGGGGGGCGTCTACGGTGGCAACATCAAGCCAACTCCTTTCCTGTGCCTGACCTTGAAGATGTTGCAGATACAGCCAGAGAAGGACATCATAGTGGAGTTCATTAAAAATGAAGATTTCAAGTATGTCCGCATGTTGGGGGCCCTGTATATGAGGCTGACGGGCACTGCCATTGACTGCTACAAGTATCTGGAACCTCTTTACAATGACTATCGGAAAATTAAGAGCCAGAACCGAAATGGAGAGTTTGAATGGATGCATGTCGATGAGTTCATCGATGAACTGCTACACAGCGAGCGTGTCTGTGACATCATCCTGCCCCGGCTTCAGAAGCGGTATGTGCTGGAAGAAGCCGAGCAGCTGGAGCCTCGGGTCAGCGCCTTGGAggaggacatggacaatgtgGAGTCCagcgaggaggaagaggaggatgacgACTACAAGCTGGAGAGGGCCCCATCCCCAGATCACCGCCGGCGAAGCTACAGAGACCTGGACAAGCCCCGGCGCTCCCCCACACTGCGCTATAGACGGAGCCGAAGCCGCTCCCCAAGGAGACGCAGCCGATCTCCCAAAAGGAGGAGTCCATCCCCCCGTCCAGAAAGACAAGGCAGCAAGAGCCCCCGAAGTCACCGGAGCGGATCCCGAGAACGGAAACACCGCTGCCGATCCAAGTCTCCAGGCCACCACCGGAACCACAGACACCGGAGCACCTCAAAGTCCCCAGAAAGGTCAAAGAAAAGCCACAAGAAGAGTCGGCGAGGGAATGAGTAA